The following are encoded together in the Fuerstiella sp. genome:
- a CDS encoding UDPGP type 1 family protein, translating to MNNSSLQDTETLLAQHNQQHLLRFCEQLSDSELQLLLSQIDQIDFSLLSTAPEATTTHNVPRAECAVAPSSVIARPNSAADHQIRGNAEETGCRLIGDGKVAVITVAGGQGSRLGFEHPKGMYPIGPKSDRTLFQIYAEQILARRRKHDALIPWYLMTSAATHEETIAFFERNGFFSLDPDTVFFFQQASLPAIDAETGAILMDSSGSLCLSPDGHGGMVTALQSSGCLEALKNYGVEHLFYHQVDNPTAIICDPVLVGLHAERQSQLTTLVVRKTDPEERMGVLVDISGRTEIIEYSELTPEQASASDESGQWIFWAGNTAIHVFRRDFLEFLTEDDTSLPLHRAHKKIKCIDPAGDTTESQQRDAVKFERFIFDALPMADRTLIVEGDRQREFNPVKNAAGNDSPQTARSALSRIGRQWLQAAGQAVANDTVVEISPLLALTAEDLCGRLPSRDFTIEDLTG from the coding sequence ATGAACAATTCATCCTTACAGGATACTGAAACTCTGCTGGCTCAACACAACCAGCAGCATCTGTTGCGATTTTGCGAACAGCTGTCCGACAGCGAGTTGCAGTTGCTGTTGTCTCAGATTGACCAAATCGACTTTTCACTGCTGAGTACTGCTCCGGAGGCGACCACAACCCACAACGTGCCGCGGGCGGAATGTGCAGTTGCACCGTCTTCTGTCATTGCCAGGCCGAATTCTGCGGCCGATCATCAGATTCGCGGCAACGCAGAGGAGACTGGCTGCCGGTTGATTGGTGATGGAAAAGTGGCTGTGATCACCGTCGCCGGCGGCCAGGGCAGTCGGCTGGGCTTTGAGCATCCCAAAGGAATGTATCCGATTGGTCCGAAATCAGACCGCACTCTCTTTCAGATTTATGCCGAACAGATACTTGCCCGTCGTCGTAAACACGACGCCTTAATTCCGTGGTATCTGATGACCAGTGCTGCGACACATGAAGAAACGATTGCGTTTTTTGAGAGGAACGGATTCTTTTCACTGGACCCGGACACTGTGTTCTTTTTTCAGCAGGCAAGCCTGCCGGCGATTGATGCAGAAACCGGGGCGATCCTGATGGACAGTTCGGGGAGTCTGTGCCTGTCACCCGACGGACACGGCGGGATGGTGACAGCTCTGCAGTCTTCAGGCTGTCTTGAGGCGTTGAAAAATTACGGCGTTGAACATCTTTTCTATCATCAGGTAGACAATCCCACTGCCATAATCTGTGATCCTGTTCTGGTCGGCCTGCACGCGGAACGTCAGTCACAGTTAACCACACTGGTGGTTCGCAAAACGGATCCTGAGGAACGCATGGGAGTGCTGGTCGATATCAGCGGGCGTACCGAGATCATTGAATACTCGGAACTGACACCTGAGCAGGCTTCCGCAAGTGACGAAAGCGGCCAGTGGATTTTTTGGGCCGGCAATACCGCAATTCATGTCTTCCGTCGCGATTTCCTGGAGTTCCTGACTGAAGACGATACCTCTTTGCCTCTTCACCGCGCCCACAAAAAGATAAAATGTATTGATCCTGCAGGAGACACGACGGAGTCTCAGCAACGCGACGCCGTCAAATTTGAACGTTTTATCTTTGATGCTCTGCCGATGGCCGACCGAACACTTATTGTGGAGGGTGACCGTCAGCGTGAGTTCAATCCGGTGAAGAATGCTGCCGGTAACGATTCCCCGCAGACAGCACGTTCTGCTCTAAGCCGTATTGGACGTCAATGGCTGCAGGCGGCGGGTCAGGCAGTTGCGAATGACACTGTGGTGGAAATCAGTCCGCTGCTGGCACTGACTGCTGAAGACTTATGTGGGCGGCTGCCTTCGAGAGACTTCACGATCGAAGATTTGACGGGTTGA
- the metF gene encoding methylenetetrahydrofolate reductase [NAD(P)H]: MRLSDVFSGSEFAISIEIFPPKTEEGDQTLRSHLKKLIEYRPAFVSCTFGAGGSTPGRTLHWCREIQDDLRRMAVAHLTCVGSTREQLIELLGTAKAAGIRNIMALRGDAPQGEDRFRAVDGGFRYAGELVELIRDRHPDWGIGVAGYPETHQEAPSPEVDLQNLKRKVDCGADVIVTQLFFSNDCFLSFRDRCRALGIGIPIVPGIMPVTDYARIQRITSMCGSSFPGDLASRLSAVRNDKAAQFAIGIEHAVDQCEHLRAEGVPGIHFYALNRSDACRQILDALAVD, from the coding sequence ATGCGATTGTCAGACGTCTTTTCCGGCAGCGAATTTGCAATTTCGATCGAGATTTTTCCGCCAAAAACGGAAGAGGGCGATCAGACGCTGCGGAGTCACCTGAAAAAACTGATCGAATACCGACCTGCATTTGTTTCCTGTACGTTTGGAGCCGGCGGTTCCACGCCGGGTCGTACGCTGCACTGGTGCCGGGAAATCCAGGATGACCTGCGCCGAATGGCTGTGGCCCATCTGACGTGCGTGGGTTCCACACGCGAGCAGCTGATCGAACTGCTGGGGACGGCCAAGGCGGCTGGTATCCGCAACATCATGGCTTTGCGCGGAGATGCACCACAGGGAGAGGATCGGTTTCGGGCCGTTGATGGTGGATTTCGATACGCCGGTGAACTTGTGGAACTGATTCGGGATCGCCATCCGGACTGGGGAATTGGAGTGGCCGGATATCCGGAGACGCATCAGGAAGCACCCAGTCCGGAGGTTGACCTGCAGAATTTGAAACGCAAAGTGGATTGTGGTGCGGATGTGATTGTCACGCAGTTGTTTTTTTCCAATGACTGTTTTTTGTCATTTCGGGACCGCTGCCGGGCCTTGGGAATCGGGATTCCCATTGTTCCAGGGATCATGCCTGTTACGGACTATGCACGTATTCAACGAATCACTTCGATGTGCGGCAGCTCCTTTCCTGGCGATTTGGCCTCGCGTCTGTCGGCTGTGCGAAATGACAAGGCTGCTCAATTTGCAATCGGCATAGAACACGCGGTTGACCAGTGCGAACATCTCAGGGCCGAAGGTGTTCCTGGGATTCATTTTTACGCTCTGAACAGGTCAGATGCCTGTCGTCAGATTCTGGACGCGCTCGCCGTCGACTGA